Proteins encoded in a region of the Leifsonia sp. PS1209 genome:
- a CDS encoding glycoside hydrolase family 13 protein, producing the protein MTTSFHLPHHDGSPLYVSTQEPSLGDHVQVRLRIPHSWGAVDAVRTRSNPDHEPRFSDAQLVASADGWDWWEAPVIVENPVHGYRFLISRADGGKVWVNATGVHDIETLDSEDFKLVAFSAPPAWVKETVLYQVFPDRFARSAAADSRPAPAWAIPAAWSDPVDDVPPGRSQQFYGGDLDGVIEHLDHLERLGISTIYLTPIFPGSSNHRYDASSFAMVDPLLGGNEALARLTAAAHERGLRVIGDLTSNHCGVGHEWFTAAYGNPDAPESEFFLWLNEEHTQYVSWLGVPSLPKLNWNSNELRRRFIEGPDSVVGRWLQEPYGLDGWRIDVANMTGRYGDQDLNESVRRMIRATMLAVNPDTILLGESTNDASSDFQGDAWHGAMTYANFTRPVWGWLSEEGSASSYFGLPFGTIPTYTGGQVFAAHRQFTAGFPWRTRLGTMNALDTHDTPRFLTNARPGTVPVALGLSVTLPGIPVVFAGDEFGLTGIDGEASRTPLPWGTEHTTAAASVDLYATLIGLRRAHPALNSGGMRWLHVGDDALVFVREAEDESVLVLAARADVSFTVDAAALGGVAAATPLVGDAIVSGGEEGIRFTSSGPAFTAWTLPGVGAL; encoded by the coding sequence ATGACCACCTCGTTCCACCTGCCCCACCACGACGGCTCGCCGCTCTACGTGTCGACCCAGGAGCCGTCGCTCGGCGACCACGTGCAGGTGCGCCTCCGTATCCCGCACAGCTGGGGAGCAGTGGATGCAGTGCGCACCCGCTCCAACCCCGACCACGAGCCGCGGTTCTCCGACGCGCAGCTCGTCGCGTCCGCGGACGGCTGGGACTGGTGGGAGGCTCCGGTCATCGTCGAGAACCCGGTGCACGGCTACCGGTTCCTCATCTCCCGCGCAGACGGCGGCAAGGTGTGGGTGAACGCCACCGGCGTGCACGACATCGAGACGCTCGACTCCGAGGACTTCAAGCTCGTCGCGTTCTCCGCTCCGCCGGCGTGGGTCAAGGAGACAGTGCTCTACCAGGTGTTCCCCGACCGCTTCGCGCGCTCGGCCGCCGCGGACTCCCGGCCTGCGCCGGCGTGGGCCATCCCCGCGGCCTGGTCCGACCCGGTCGACGACGTGCCGCCTGGCCGCTCGCAGCAGTTCTACGGCGGAGACCTCGACGGTGTGATCGAGCACCTCGACCACCTGGAACGCCTCGGCATCAGCACCATCTACCTCACGCCGATCTTCCCGGGAAGCTCGAACCACCGCTACGACGCCTCCAGCTTCGCGATGGTCGACCCGCTGCTCGGCGGCAACGAGGCGCTCGCGCGTCTGACCGCCGCCGCCCACGAGCGCGGCCTGCGCGTGATCGGCGACCTCACCTCCAACCACTGCGGCGTCGGCCACGAGTGGTTCACGGCTGCGTACGGCAACCCGGATGCGCCGGAGAGCGAGTTCTTCCTCTGGCTGAACGAGGAGCACACGCAGTACGTCTCCTGGCTCGGCGTCCCCAGCCTGCCCAAGCTGAACTGGAACTCGAACGAGCTGCGCCGCCGCTTCATCGAGGGACCGGACTCGGTGGTCGGCCGCTGGCTGCAGGAACCGTACGGCCTCGACGGCTGGCGCATCGACGTCGCCAATATGACGGGGCGGTACGGGGATCAGGACCTCAACGAGTCCGTCCGCCGGATGATCCGCGCCACGATGCTCGCCGTCAACCCGGACACGATCCTGCTGGGCGAGTCGACCAACGACGCGTCGAGCGACTTCCAGGGCGACGCCTGGCACGGCGCCATGACGTACGCGAACTTCACCAGGCCGGTCTGGGGCTGGCTGTCGGAGGAGGGCAGCGCATCCAGTTACTTCGGGCTGCCGTTCGGCACCATCCCGACGTATACGGGCGGTCAGGTGTTCGCAGCGCACCGCCAGTTCACGGCCGGATTCCCGTGGCGCACCAGGCTCGGGACGATGAACGCGCTGGACACCCACGACACCCCGCGCTTCCTGACCAACGCCCGGCCGGGCACCGTGCCTGTCGCGCTCGGCCTCTCGGTGACGCTGCCCGGCATCCCCGTGGTGTTCGCCGGCGACGAGTTCGGGCTGACCGGGATCGACGGGGAGGCGTCGCGGACGCCGCTGCCGTGGGGAACGGAGCACACCACCGCCGCAGCGTCGGTCGACCTCTACGCGACGCTCATCGGCCTGCGGCGCGCGCACCCGGCACTCAATAGCGGCGGGATGCGGTGGCTGCACGTCGGAGACGACGCGCTCGTCTTCGTGCGCGAGGCGGAGGACGAGTCGGTGCTGGTGCTGGCAGCGCGGGCCGACGTGTCGTTCACGGTGGATGCTGCCGCTCTCGGTGGAGTGGCCGCCGCGACGCCGCTGGTCGGGGATGCGATCGTCTCCGGCGGAGAGGAAGGCATCCGGTTCACCTCCAGCGGACCGGCGTTCACGGCGTGGACGCTGCCGGGGGTCGGCGCGCTCTAG